TTTAATTTGTTGTAGTTCTTCTTTTAATTCTTGTACTTCCATCATTATATTTCCCGTCCCCTTTTTACGTTTTTTAATTGCCTTATCCCCTGTTTTTCACTTCATAAAATTTATTTCATTATACAAGAATTATAACAACAAATATAAGGCTATACATATATTTATGATTATGCATTACTTGCTTTCATTAAAAACAACTACCGGATTATCAAAATCACTATTACAAAATACAACATCTGCACACTCTTTCGGATTATGCTCTTCTATATACATCCGGCAAGCTGCATGATATCTGTTCAAAAACATTTTTTCAGCTTCTTCATAACTTCCAAAAGCTTCAGTTTCTCGCTTCGCACCACGTTTTCTTGCAATCTCAAAATCTGTATCTACAAAAATTTTATAATCAAATAGAGACCGAATATCTTTTTTAAATAAAAATGTTCCATCTACTATTAACATCATATTAGGTGGAGCCACTAGAGGCTGACTATGTACAAGGATATCCGTTATTAAATTATGAGATATCGTTTCATAACGTAAATCTCCATTAGGTCCTAGAGGCATTAATAACCTTTCTTTAAAGGCTGTATAATCATGTGCATCTTCATAATATCCTCTTGCTGATTCCTTTCCTTGGGCATATCGAATAACCCTCGGGTTATGAAAATCATCAATACTTGCGCGTATTACTTTTTCACCACGCTTTGTAATTTCTTCTACTAGTTCATTTGCAAATGTTGTTTTTCCGGAGGCTGTAATACCACTCACTCCAACTCTTATTGGATGAGTTAAGTTTAACTTTAAAATATGATCAGCAATTTCTTTCATTCGTTTTTGGCGATGCACGATATTCCCTCCTTAATTCAGTTTACATAATATAATTATGATAAATATATTATGTCACTATTTGTCGTTAAGTCGATATCCTTTGGCGAAACGTCGATATATTGAAAAAATCGTTGATATATTTTTATTGCTTTACATATTCCTTACTTCCCTTTAAACCCTCGATACAAAGCAGTCCGTAACTCCTGCTTGTATTCCTCAATTTCTGGCATATGAAGTTCTTCCGCTAATCGAATGGCTAATTCAATATCATACGGCACACGTACGAGTTGAATAGAAAAGCTCGCTGCTTCTTTTTCATTGTAAGTTCCTTCAAAAATTAAATAGGAAGCTTGTGTAATTTCAAGAGGATTTCCTACACTACCAGCATTACATAACGTTTTCCCTCTGAAATTTTGAACGAACGCTTGGTGAACGTCACCGTAGCAAACGACATCTGGTTTTCTTTCCCCTGCTATATTCTCTGTGAGATCACTATTTTCGAACATACTAACACGTTCTTCTCTTGAAGCGTGTGGTTGAATTCTTTCATATAAACTTCTTGGTGAAGCGTGGAACATACGAATAAGTTTCCCACTCATATAAAACTCGATTGAAAATGGTAAACTTCTTAAATACTCATTTTGTTCTTCTAACAGTTGTTTTTGATGCCATTTTAACGCTTCAAATTCAGTCGGTTTTGTAATGAAATCATCCCAGTTTCCCATTACGACTCCTTCACATTCTTTACGAACAATTTCAATTACTTCGCTAGAATGAGGGCCTTTTCCTACTAAATCGCCAAGACAAATAATGCGCTCAATTCCTCTTAATTTAATATCTTTCAGCACAGATTCTAATGCCGGAATATTACCATGAATATCTGAAATTACCGCTATTTTATCCAAATGAACCCCTCCGTCATTTATTGTTTATTCTATCCTTATGATATGATTAATACCATTTCGGAACATAGGATGAAAAATGATTATGATCTTCTAAAATTCGGTTCAATCTCTCTTTCATATCATCTACTAAATGCGGTGTACTTCGATTTGTCCATACGATATCCGCTGGGAATGTCATCGCTGCGTATAATGAATACAGCTTCCAAAAATGGAGCGATGGATCGCCTCCGCAATAACCGTGAACTTGTCCAACCGCAAATGGGTTGCTTATTCTTGTAGTAAAAATCGCTACGTTATAAAAATCGTGTATTGGATCGCCAAAATCATACCCACCAAAATCGATAACGATAAACTCATTATTGTGAATCATACTATTTGCTGGATGGAAGTCATCATGTAAAAATGTGATAGGACGATTTTTCAATAAGTCTTTATGATTCTCTACAAATCTTAATACTGGCTTCAAATCAAGAAAGTCTACTTCATAGTCTGCTAATGCATCTAAGTATCTTTCGTATTTATTCCATCGAAACGTTTCCCACTTATCACTCGCACTTTCTCTTTCTATCGTGTGAATCTTCTTTAACATTTCTCCTGCTTTTCTTCCTACATTATACTGTTCTTTCACCGATAACTTCCCTAAACTCTCTTCACCATTTACACCATCAATCCATTCAAATACTTGAACACATTTATTTAATTCTTCAAGTCTTATGAAATGAATTAACTTCGGCGTTGAGATATGTAATGACTCCAATTGTTTCATATACGTATATTCTTCTTGTTTTCGTTCAAACTTAGCAGAATCACATACTTTTACAAAATACGTTTCTCGATTCTCTAGTTCAATTTTATATTTCTCTTCATGCGAAAACCCTTTTGAAATAGCTGTACATTTAATAATATGAGGCCATTCTAGTTTTCTCTCTATCGCTCTTAACATTTCTTCCACAAAATTCACCTCAATTAATATATGTACATACTACCTAGCACTTCATACTTTCGTTTACTTTCCCCTTTAAACTCCACCGCAAATGGATATTCCCCATACTGCATTAAATGTTCTTTTACTATCCCTTCCCCAATCGGTTCACAAAACTGTACATTGGTGTTCCCAAACAACACACTTTGACACTCTACATTCCACTCTTCATTTCTTACGACTGCACTTACTGTTAGTCCCATTATTTCTTTCCATTCCCGAACTGTTTCTCGAACATTTTTTACCGCATAATGAATCGTTTCAATTTCTTGTACATTGTTTTTATGTTCCGTGATCGTCCCTATTTTACGTAAATCGTTTCTTCGTTCTTCATCCGTTTCATTCCACTGTATAAAGAAAGGAATTTTCGGCCCGCTTTCTTCCTGCTTTACAAATAACATTTTCCATTCCAATAGACGACCATCATTTCTCATACGTTTCCCTTCAAAAGGACCATTAATTTGTAATCCGCGTT
The DNA window shown above is from Bacillus clarus and carries:
- a CDS encoding uridine kinase gives rise to the protein MHRQKRMKEIADHILKLNLTHPIRVGVSGITASGKTTFANELVEEITKRGEKVIRASIDDFHNPRVIRYAQGKESARGYYEDAHDYTAFKERLLMPLGPNGDLRYETISHNLITDILVHSQPLVAPPNMMLIVDGTFLFKKDIRSLFDYKIFVDTDFEIARKRGAKRETEAFGSYEEAEKMFLNRYHAACRMYIEEHNPKECADVVFCNSDFDNPVVVFNESK
- a CDS encoding metallophosphoesterase family protein → MDKIAVISDIHGNIPALESVLKDIKLRGIERIICLGDLVGKGPHSSEVIEIVRKECEGVVMGNWDDFITKPTEFEALKWHQKQLLEEQNEYLRSLPFSIEFYMSGKLIRMFHASPRSLYERIQPHASREERVSMFENSDLTENIAGERKPDVVCYGDVHQAFVQNFRGKTLCNAGSVGNPLEITQASYLIFEGTYNEKEAASFSIQLVRVPYDIELAIRLAEELHMPEIEEYKQELRTALYRGFKGK
- a CDS encoding aminoglycoside phosphotransferase family protein, giving the protein MEEMLRAIERKLEWPHIIKCTAISKGFSHEEKYKIELENRETYFVKVCDSAKFERKQEEYTYMKQLESLHISTPKLIHFIRLEELNKCVQVFEWIDGVNGEESLGKLSVKEQYNVGRKAGEMLKKIHTIERESASDKWETFRWNKYERYLDALADYEVDFLDLKPVLRFVENHKDLLKNRPITFLHDDFHPANSMIHNNEFIVIDFGGYDFGDPIHDFYNVAIFTTRISNPFAVGQVHGYCGGDPSLHFWKLYSLYAAMTFPADIVWTNRSTPHLVDDMKERLNRILEDHNHFSSYVPKWY
- a CDS encoding VOC family protein, which gives rise to MLMFDHLVHVVHCTPEEAAKQMQKLGFHTVQGGEHSNWGTWNSLCYFDLSYIEFLAVQHEEKAKEADNPLVQETVVKLQDGEGMLQIAIRTEQIEELALKFEERGLQINGPFEGKRMRNDGRLLEWKMLFVKQEESGPKIPFFIQWNETDEERRNDLRKIGTITEHKNNVQEIETIHYAVKNVRETVREWKEIMGLTVSAVVRNEEWNVECQSVLFGNTNVQFCEPIGEGIVKEHLMQYGEYPFAVEFKGESKRKYEVLGSMYIY